The following DNA comes from Miscanthus floridulus cultivar M001 chromosome 5, ASM1932011v1, whole genome shotgun sequence.
GTTTtatgtttgaactagattgtttccaacaatacatcattttggttttcattaAATACCTGAGacaacctattacctgtccacacttagcaaatgtgttagacctttaatcacgctGTCATTCAATATtctaaaacccactaaagggctagatgcactctCAGAAAgacataacatcactattgccttggtgaggatctaaaaataccacatatattgagagacttgagagtatcatataaaagaagctctgagttttattttgaaaacctataaaaactccggAATAATGGTTGAGTAAAGAACTTAGATCTAAACCAAGATTGTTAGAGTTGATATGGATTGTTCCGTTAGGttgtttttgcattcattggCATTGTTAATAGTGATGCCATGACAGTGACTAAGTGAGTTTAGGGATACGATGAGATAGTAGGTTGAGATGGCAAGACATACGACTGTCTCCAATAGATGATCTATATgggcacccaaacccaaaatagaTAGTAGAAGACCTAAaattagcctccaacagagtacctatacggaagATTTATTTTGAGTTGCCTAAGATGCATAACCTAAATATAGGTATCTTCTTTCCTAAAAatccatttgcagaaatgattctcttttgggttctgctgttggagaagatgtcgaatGAGTATTGAACATTTTAGCTATAGCACTACCCAAACGTTAAATGTGTCTTGTATTTTAGATGtggttgttggagatagtctaaagGAGCATCAGAGGTGGTTCAATGGTCTCCTTTCAATGGGGAAAATAATTGGGCAAGGGTACTCAacttagagggtgtttggttccaggtactaaagtttagtccgtgtcacatcgaacgttcggatgctaattaggaggactaaatatgagctaattaaaaaactaattacacaggagtagactaatttacgagatgaatctattaagcctaattaagccatcattagcacatatttactgtagcacaacattatcaaatcatggactaaataggcttaaaaaattcgtctagcAAATTATTCACAATCTGTATAATTAGtcattttttaatctatatttaatactctatgcatatgtcaaacattcgatgaaaCAGGGACTACAATCTGAactaaggaaccaaacacccccttagaatTATTGAGACGGTGACGCTTCCAGGTCGTTGCAAGAAAATTTTCGTCAGCACTAGCACTGTCCTTAGCGTatgcttccccccccccccctatctTCTTGTTTAATTTATTTAAGCTGCAGTAGGGCTCCTTGCcccttttttttttagaaaggacggTAAAAGGTTTGCCACATATTTTATTAGAggatagaaaaggaaaaataaaggaCTCCTTGCCCCTCCTgatcttttaaaaaaaaatgtccTTAGTGTGCTGACTGCTGAAGGAAGAAGGTAGATCACGGGCGTTTCTGCAAACAAAGGCAGAGCATGAAGCGGACAGATGGCGGGTGAGTGGAAGATTGATGTGCTGATCATGAATCGGATTTGGCCTGAGCAAGTCAGGCTGTTAGCTCTGCTCGAGTCCGACTGTATCGATTTCAAAGCAGGATGATGCATCATCTCACCATTTGTCCATTTCGTAGGTCTTATAGACAAAATCGCAGATCACTTGACACCAAATACGTCTCAAGTACAAATACTCTTAACTAAGCAGGTGTTTGAACTTCGAAGTAGTGGATCTCATGGATTTATTTGGGTCCCACAGCGACTCACTGAATGCAAGTAGGCACACAGTGTGTTCAGCTAGAATCAGCGGCGGGCGGCGGCATAGCCCGAGACGCCTTGTACTGCTCCAAAAGCTTCCCGGCGTCCGGCACCACCCTGTTCACGGCGTCCACGGCCATGAACCGCTCCGCCCACGCCGCCAGGCCAGGGAACTTGTCCCCGTCCAGAAGATTGGTGCCTGCCATCTCGTCCACCGCTCTCATCCAGATCGGGTGGCTCCCGAGCGTGATGTCGACGAGCCCGACGGCGTCGCCGCCGAAGAAGGCCTTCCCCTTGGAGCACTCCCTGAACGCCCGCTCCAACGTCTCCACCACAAGGAGCGCGTTCTGGAGCGCCTCCGCTCTCTGCTCGTCCGTCCTCGATCTGAACAGCACGCTAAACGCCGGAAAAAACTAGAAACAGGAAAGAAAACGGCTGTAAGTCTGAAAGCCCGAAAATGGATTCATTTCCTGATTGGAGTACCATACCTTGTCGTCGACGAAGGCCGCCCAGAACCTTGCCGTGGCGCGGTCGTAGGGGTCGGACGGGAGGAGCGCGGGACCGGTGGTTCCCCACCAGATCTCGTCGACGTACTGCAGGATCACGAGCGACTCGCACACCGGGCggccgccgtggatgaggaccgGCACCTTCTTGTGCACCGGGTTGGACCGGAGCAGGAGGTCGCTCTTGTTGGCGAGGTCCTCCTCGATGTACTCGTAGCTCAGGCCCCTGAGTCCTAGCGCCACTCTCACCCGGAACACCCACGAGCTCGACGACTTGCCCAGCAGCCGCAGCTCGCCATCTCCTACCCCGCCTCCAGCTGCTGCCATTGCAATGTGCGTGTGTGTGATGCTGTCTGGCGGGGGTCGAGTTGTATATATGTACGGTCTGGTGCGACGACCAGCCGGATGCTTGGTTTGACTAGTACAGTAGCAGTGAAGTGAGGTGAGTGGGCAACTTGGAATTTGCATCTGGTGTTATCAGTTACGGTGACTTTTTCAAAAGCGGCTATGGATGCTTGTTTGACTAGTACAGTAGCAGTGAAGTGAGGTGAGTGGGCAACTTGGAATTTGCATCTGGTGTTCTTATTCTTATCCAGTTACGGTGACTTTTTCAAAAGCGGCTATTGCGTTCTCGCCGCTATTTTGAATCTCAATCGTGATTTTATTCCTATTTTtttcactttgtgtttttatctcTGCTTTTTCAAAACGAAGGTTCAGTTTACCCCTACTCCGTGAACAGCAAGTAACGGTGTTAAAAAAGTTGAAAGATGACAGATTTGCCCTTTCGGATATTGTGTTTTTGCCCCaaccccaattgtgattttacccccactttctttcactttgtgtttttactccTACTTTTTCAAAACGAAGACTCTGTTTACCCCAATTCTTAACTCAGTTATCTACATCCGGATCAAAGCaattaaaaattaacaaaagcCCTGTGAAAAGACAAACTTACCCCTTATCTCTCGATCGTCTCTCTCAGGGTCGTCCCTCTCAACGCTAGCAGGCAGCGGGTGGCTGGGTACGGCGACAGTGGCGGCGAAAGGGCATCGTCGGGCTGTCAGGCGGGCGCGTGCGGGCAGGCGGAGGAagcggcgcgggcgcgcgcggcttAGCCTGATGTGGGCGCACAACCAAGCACACGACTCTGCTtggcgcgggcgcgcgcggcttGGCCGGCGTCGCGAGCGCGCGGCTCGTGGAAGCAGCCAACCATGGAGCCGAAGACCCGCCTCTCTCTCTCAACTCTAGCGGATGGCTGGGTACAGCGCTCGTGGAAGGAATCGTGAGTCCGCGCTCCCTTCCACGAGCGCCGCACCCAGCCATCCGCtagagttgagagagagagagagacgggtcTTCGGCTCCATGGTCTGCTGCTTTCACGAGATGCGTGCTCGCGACGCCGGCCAAGCCGCGTGCATGGCTGCGCGCGCTCGAGCCAAGCAGAGCCGCATGCCTTGCTGCGCGCCCACGTCAGGCTAAGCCGGGCGTGCCCGCGCCGGTTCCTCCGTCTGGCCGCACGCACCCGCTCGACGGCCCGAGGCTACCCTtctgctgccaccgccgccgcacccagccgcccgctgcctgctagcgttgagagggacgatcctgagagagacgaccgagagataaggggtaagtttgtcttttcacagggcttttgttaatttttaattGCTTTGATCCGGATGTAGATAACTGAGTTAAGAATCGGGGTAAACGGAGCCTTCGTTTTGAAAAAGttggggtaaaaacacaaagtgagggtaaaatcataattggggtttgaaataggagaaaaacGCAATATTCGGAAGGGCAAACTTGTCATCTTTCAACTTTTTTAACACCGTTACATGTTGTTCACGGAGTAGGGGTAAACTGAACCTTCGTTTTGGAAAagcaggggtaaaaacacaaagtggaagaaaattggggtaaaatcacaattagggtTCAAAATAGGGGCAAGAACGCAATAGCCCCCTAAAAATAAATACACACTTTGTAGAATCAACTAATCTAGGTTAACTAAATAGTAGATAAAAAATACTGATATTAATAGATCAATcatgttatatatttttatagtactcAATTTGATAATAAATGCCGATACTATTTTTATAAATCTTGTCAGACTTAGAATTATTTGACTTATCGAAACATGAGATTTACGCTtattttgagagagagagagagagagtattatTTAACACCTACTATCTTCGAAAAGAAATAATTCTAAAAGTGTTCATTCAGTCTCTTTTAaaaactaaatttatagaaaagggTATTAATATTTAATATATGAATTCTATCATTATTTtcaacaaaaatatatatttttagaaTATACCTATTTAAAGTTATAAATCTCGATCCTGTTTTCTACTCCCTCCTATCCAATTTATAAAGCATTTGCGTGTATCAAAGCATCAAAGTTTATAGTCTTTAACCAATAATTTAGCCAACAATTGTTAATTGTTATAATACAAATTTCGTAATATTAGATTTGTAATCAAATATACTATTTTTTCTACTTCCGATTGTAGTTACTCCCATCTTTAATAAACCACATTGTGTATGGGTGGATACTCATTTATTAGTTTGAGTATGTTTATATACTCATTTTAAGACTCCAAATCTTACTACGCGAATTTGTTTATATATCATTATGATCATATAGTAGTATAGAAAATAAGTTTAACTATATActctatggccccgttcggctggcagaattttgactgaaactggctgaaaacactgttctggctgaattgctgtgagagaaaaacactgtttcggctgaaaaaagaagtcgaacaagccgaatatagggtaagccgaacgaaGCCTAAGTATACTAATATACTTAACATACATA
Coding sequences within:
- the LOC136452745 gene encoding probable glutathione S-transferase GSTU6, coding for MAAAGGGVGDGELRLLGKSSSSWVFRVRVALGLRGLSYEYIEEDLANKSDLLLRSNPVHKKVPVLIHGGRPVCESLVILQYVDEIWWGTTGPALLPSDPYDRATARFWAAFVDDKFFPAFSVLFRSRTDEQRAEALQNALLVVETLERAFRECSKGKAFFGGDAVGLVDITLGSHPIWMRAVDEMAGTNLLDGDKFPGLAAWAERFMAVDAVNRVVPDAGKLLEQYKASRAMPPPAADSS